The segment TGTATATATTGTAATATCCTAAGGAAAAAAATACCGAGCTAGTATATCtaagctacatattatgtattcgGTTTATGTTTTAACGTATTTGAGctaatttttaatgtaattgagctacatattatgtatctgaGCTAGTTTTTCATGTATCagatttatgttataatgtattTGAGATACTTTTTGATGTATTCGAACCACATATTAACATATCCGATTTGTATTACTTTTAAAGAGATTAATGTAATTACAAACTAAAGAGAAATagattataatttcatattaaaatcatgtAAAATCTACTCGTATGAATTTAATTTCAGAATAATTTAGTCCGTTTATCGAAAGGACCCATTTCTTTAGGTCGGTAAGGATGTAGTGGATTTCATGGACTTTGGGCCGTGTTACAACTCAGTGGCCATATGGACGATAGTCCATTAAATTGGTTTGGGCCACAGCTGATCCAAATGCACTTTTATCAActcttttttaatgttttaattagGAATTTAATCTAATAGGAGAGGTGATAAATCTGTGAAAAAGGATTACAAAAAtcacaatattaattaaaaagattatacaaatcacaatattattttcgGTTTTCTTTCCCCCAGTTTGATGAGGTGATTGATTAGAAAAACATGCATCCCTTAAATggaaattaattagttaattatctAAATAATTACATGTGGTTAGATGCATTATATATGCAGGGCCCCATAATATATTCCCCAAATCTTtaccattttcattttttagtgtAGGATTACAGGAACTGAAAGATCCTTGATAGACAAGATATCTTCTAATAATTTGGTTCAATAActgattcattttttaaaagaagaacAGTAAGGGGTGTAAGGTGAAATTAGTTGTATTAAAATTAATgcttatttagttaattaatctgTTAATTTATTCGTATCATATCTTGAAATTGATTCTCATTATTATATTTCGTAAGAGATCTACTATTCTCTCTCATAGATAAATCTAAAAAACTAGCATTGAcaacttcaaaataatttatttaaacaaattaatgGGAGAAATTTACATTTTCTAAAAATGTGAAATTcataataaatgaatatatttttgatgtattaaaagttttaaactaTCATTTAATGCCAAATATTTGGAACTCTTTAACCTATTTTTGTAGAGTATTTTAActtttacttttgaaaaaaaaatatttttaaaaatttaattcatattcCAAAACTACTTTCtttgttgtattttgttttCGATACCAATTAATTAGCACCAGATAAACGCCCGTTGAAAAGGTAATAATACTGACGAGTTTTACTATTTCAAAGACGTAAATAATAACATTTACCTTATCTTATCTTATTCaatgatttcaaaagaaataaaaattcaatataataaaaaagacaaaaatggaaataaaaaagaaaatccacACAAAGATTCGTATTAGAGGCGTGTTAGTTGTAGTGTGGGGTCCACAAGGGCAACTAATCATAATCACTTTTTCTCAGCCCACCACATGGGCGTTATAACATCTGTAGATATCCTCATCTATTAAGGACAATTTCGTCTTTTCATTTATCCAGTCTATATAATCACCATTTTCATACGCTTTTTCATagtattaaaaattaaacaataaacctCTCTTTTTACTCAACTCACTCCTTCAATTCTTCTACACTTTAATTGTATTTGATTGTTGGAGATGTCGATTGAGATTGGAAAATTCAATCGGATTCGTTGTATTGTAAGGATCAGTCAGATGCTTCGACAATGGAAGAAAAGAGCTATATCTTCTTCATCGAAACGCATAGCTTCTGATGTACCTGCCGGACACGTGGCGATCTCGGTAGGCAGTAATTGCCGGAGATTCGTGGTGCGAGCGAAGTATTTGAATCATCCGATTTTCAGGAAGCTACTGACTCAGGCAGAGGAAGAGTATGGTTTCTCTAATCATGGCACTTTGGCTATACCTTGCGATGAGTTTTTATTCGAGGAGATCCTTAGGTTCGTTTCTAGATCTGGATCGAGTAACTGGACTCGTTCGTTAAATATCGAGGATTTTCAGAAATCATGCCATGCAAGGTACAGGAATCGTATTGAGAATTTCGGTGAATCTCGAGCGTTACTGGGTGGATGTACTGAAAAATCAGtgtgttgaaaaaaaaaattgagtttaatTTTAGGAGTAGAAAAATTGTGATGTTGCAGATGGAGATGGCGAAAAACAAAATTGAGTCATCCCGAAATGTTTCATTGACAGACTTCAGATTATAAAGAGAGTCTGTTACGTTTCAAATGCAGATAATTACTAGGAAATCGAAATGAATCACCAATGAAGTGAAAGTTCAAGTGAATCATGTTATTCTTTTCTGAAATttactttatacatatttttttctcttttgttcaaagaaaaagttgtaaaatttaatatttacgTAATTGATATATATCACTcttgaagattttattttttatttttttatggaaaAGTATGTGATTTGGCTTTTGATGTTGAATATTCTTTCGATGTAAATGTATCACTCGATGTGATTTGGGCGGTTAGTGGTGGTCCTTATCATTGTTTGAGTGTTAGTTTACGTTCAAAATTTTACCTTAAATCCTACAAGGATGTGATTCTAGTGGAGTGTTATGTACACACTAAAAAaggttatataattttttgattggAAAATATTTGTGTTAGCACTATGGAAGAGGAAGAATAATAGCACAAACAAGGTCAAAACTTTGGGTAATCTTATCAAAATATTGGTGACTTTAATTAAGGTAAATTATAATGGACTCTGATGGTGTGAATCAGTAGAAACATGatctattataattatttttacatattttagttgaattgaaaatttattaaaaaataatttgagtattttaatattgttgacAGCTAACGTAAGATTTATTGATATATACGTATACAAAAAGACATGATaataattgtaatttataaagtaTTAGAAAAAGCAACATTTGTGTAACGAGGACGAGTCATGGAGTACTTGAGTGAGTTGAATAGTTCAAAATGAGGTAATTAAAGCAATATTAATGGTGAATATGTAAATTCACTTTAGCTTTTTTATGAGCACTTTTTGGGTGGGAACTTTACCTTCTTGTTTTTTCATTTGCCAATTTTTACACTTTTTACTCAATTTCTTACACATGCTGTCATGCACTAAGAGATAATGAGTAATAAAAAAGCCAAAGGCAAAggtgaattttaaaaaaaatactttggaTTCGCTATTTAAGCAAATACTTATTATATTCGATATGCAATTACAATGCAAAGGCCGAAGCTCATGAAATTATCGCacagattaaatttttttacgaTGTTACATCTAATTTCAAAACTAAAgcctaatatttttctttactcatttctttcatttttatgtaAGATTCGCTAGAGATATTACGATTAATATACTTCATCGATATTGTGTAATTTTAGAAGTATATTACTTTAATTAGCGATACTAAAACAatcaacagaaaaaataaaacttttcaatATTTCAATCCTCTCACTTCCGCACACCACAAACTGTGTAAAGAAccttgttaaaataaaaaattgtaaaacaAACGGTACCTAAATAATATACTCTCTTCATCTCGATTTGTTTGGTTTAgttatttaaagttaaaagaatattttttgaatcgtaatttttgaaacattttctaaatgttaactatatatattttgacttgtactacttttatataatttataaatatgcaaattttatttttaaaaaaacttagaTTCTATAACCAAATATTAATTCTTATGTTATATAATCAAATGCACACcaaatattaattagtttatttttttttaatcaaatcaaataaattataacaaatggAAACATTAAAAGAGAGACTATAGTTTTTACAAATCAAGTGAATGAAAAATGTCAAAAGTAATACCTCCACGCTCTTCTGCGCgagattttaagtttttttgagTGTCTATCTTTTCAATAATTCACAAAAAGGTGCTCTTTAGGTCCCTTCATTAGCATAATTTAATCTCTTTGAAAGTGGAGGTCATTGGTGATATTGAAAGAATTTATTAGGTAATCATAACATGGATGAAAAGTTTGGAGACTTGGTCCAGATAAGagcaaaaagaaaacaatattctGTTGATGGAACATTATATTTGTACAAGAGTTATTGGTTCTCATTCAATATTTAGTTCGATTTGGGCCCAACTAAATAAAGCTGGCCAGCTAATACGTATTAACCAACTTTATTTGGACCTTAAAAATTGGGCCCTTCCCAACTTGCTTGGAGTACCCACGTACAAAAAAACCTCAAGCAAACTTCACTACAAAAGGGTTAGATTTTTGGTGCATTTCAATTCAGACGCAGATTCAGAATTTTAATTCTATATAACATCACCTTGGCATGCCTTCCCGTGCTAAAAAATCGTGTTAATATTGTGAGTTTGTTACcttatttaaattctaaattcaTAGTTCAATAGTTTAATTAGATTttgcataaataaatataaatcgATCTAGGTTAAAGTTATGGCCTCAAATATTGAATCCACATCTATACTGTTAATTTACACTTGGCTTGACCTCTAACcaacaagataataaaaaatatatggttGACACTAATTCACATTCCATATGTACATTTACCTATAAAGTACATTGATGAATAGCAAAAAATTGTGTGACCAAGAATTCTTCATAATTCATTACAAATTCGAGTGGTgcgactttttttttttgtgacaaTAAACTTGTTTGTCATAATTAATATTCCGTCACAAATCAtcgatagattttttttaaggatagatcgatatattattaatttatcggTACGGAATTGCTTTTGCGGTCGATATTCTCTCCTCTCCTCTCCATAAGTGTAAGGAGAAAGGATTGAGCGTGAGCGGGGTCTAGAGAGGGTAGTATATAGGGTGGCCAAACCAAAGGGTCACATGATAATGCTCTTTACAAGTTGCATGgagaaattaacaaaataaaattggagATGGGACTtactaataattaaaagaaaatgaaagggAATTTTGCATGCACATATATAATATGAGTCCCCACTAAGATTTCATTTCTTTCTCCCTCCATATATTACGCTTGTAATTTGGTTAATATTATTCAAAGACAAATGATGGATTTTGAACTTTTAATATCACAATCAACACTAATATTATATCCTGAAAACATGATATGACTTTGAAATAAATCTTTGTTTAATAGAgatattaaatgatatttttctcCATCAAGAAATTAATCTTCATTTGCTCTAATAAGACCTTAATGGGTGCTAGCTAGCTAGCTTTgattggatatatatatatgtctattTAGTTGTACAAGGGACTATTTTACAATAATATACacactctctctatatatatacaattgaagtCAAAAATAATGCATTAGACATGCATGCATCATGATACTCATGATCAACAAAGCAAAGTAAAAAATTTTTGAGTTAATTTATATCGCGATCTTTGAAGTTTATgacattcaaattataattatttgataatttctaaaaataaagtttaaattaaaattaaaaaattcaattaaactTGTAGCTGATACCCCATCAATCCATGACCCATGAATAAGAAAGAAAGGACGTaatgaagtaaaatataaaagtgGAGTGATATTGTACTGAAGAGGACAAGAGTAAGACATTGAAATAATTAGTGGAAGACAATCCACCATAGATCACTTTCATAAGTGtcataaaaataactataaacttttttactttttttctttcatttttctttggaGGATTccctttttctatttatttcatatgaattacttttatatttttcatcataaaaaaaatactgaTAAGTATTACAGATCAACTTGTACGAACCTCGACTCGAAGAATACTCTAGTCATCAACATTAATATCAGATAATTCTCATCTGAATATAGTATTACAACATTAAATTTTGCTTAGCATATGGGTTATGACAATACTATGAGAATATAATTCTCGTTAATTACAAGTTGCATGAAGAAAAAACAATGAAGATGGGACGTACTAATCAAAAGGGTAAGCACATGCATGAGTCCCCACAGATTTTCTAtcgttatttatatttataagctTCTAATTTggttaatatttcaaaagacaAATGATAAACTAATCTATAGTAgtttaagtatatattgatgCATGTGAATATCGTAGTCAATTCATcactacttttaaaaaataaaacatgataTGACTTTGTTAGAGATCTTTATATCGAGTTGCGTTTTTTCtctccaatatatatatatgtagaatTATTCAAATAACAATCTTTTTACCATGTGTAATATATCTTCCATCTTTTTAATCTTTTCGGTGTTTAATAATTGAGATATGCTTATTCTGATACTGAATACTCCGTTATATAACGTTactattttggatattatattaTGTACCGAAGTGTGGACCGGTATATGAGTCATAGACAGTTAGTCAGATAAGAGGTAATCGTGATTTTTATATCTTATCAAactaattaagtgttttaatcGATCCCTACATGTCTTTCCTTTGCAACCTATCGTCTCCACATCTGTCTTTTTCACTTTAATGTACATATCATTTTAGTTTCAAAGGAAAATATTGACAATATATATcatgaaattgttgaattatgtgattatcttagtattttcatcaaaaaatgttacgtaaataaaacaaacacaaaaagTTAGAAGATATAATAGTAAAATGCTATGAGGGTGTACTAACCAAAATTTTGTCATAATTCCATGTCGGTTCACAATCTTTTTTGAGGCAATATTATACCTATAGTATTCTTTTACGGTCAATATCCTTCATAATTAGCATAAGGTTGAGGTTGAATATTATTAGGTAGGGGGCACATGTAAATGCTCCTTAAAATTgcatggaaaaataaaataaaattgtagatGGGACgtattaatttaaaagaaaaatgaaagggAATTGCACATGCCTATTAGATCCCACAAAGATTTTATGTCCTTCTTTCTCCATATATTACGCTTGTAATTTGGTTAATAATATTCAAACACAAAATGATGAtgaattttgaatcaaaagtCATCGATATCGAATGATGTATACATTGTTTGTAATCATCAAGCGATATGACATTGTAATAGATCTTGTTTTGTAGATGTCTTGATTGAGTTGCAATtttctcaattaaaaaaatctccATTTGCTTTAGTTGAGTGTGACCTAGCTTGGATGGAATATATATCTATTTAGTTACATTATTCACCTAGAGATTATTCGCAGAGGCGGAGTTAGGTGGGGGTTCATGGATTCGAACGAATCCATTAGCTTTTTCGTAGactctatatttatatttggaaaattaaaaaaaaattatgtgtagtAACTTGTGAACTCCCAAACAAATTGATTTAAAACTCCCGAATTCCTAATCTTGACTCCGCCTCTGAATATTTGTTTTAACAGCCAACTACTTGACACATGTTGAATTTGACTCAAATATATTAGGATTACTGGATTAGAATTGTCtaaatttatataagaaaatcactctttattttcatttacaatATGACTTTTTCTCAATAATGCGTTATACGATATTTACGATGCTCGTTCACTCACCCGACTaaatggaaaaaagaagaagtggACATTATGAATGAATTAGTAAAATGAAGGGACGCTGGATATTGTACTGAAGAGGACTATAGTATGCATTGGAATTAATTAGTGGAGGGCTATACTGATAATGACTTATCCATAAACTTCGTTCACAAATATGTTTAACagttggaaaaaaattattagggtTTAGGCCACACGGCCCACAATTGATCCCACCTAAATATatagcccaaaaaaaaaaaggtttcatatttgttattattttatgataattcTATTCTTAGTAGTGCTATAGCTATATTGGTATAGATTAAGaatgtaattaaataatttttttgatgaaataattataaactTCAATATGGTATTCAAGTAGATAGAAGTCTTAAGATTAAATTTCCTCGTCTTATAACAAAAAGATCACGATGAAatgatcatattttatataaaataattgaaattcaCGTAAGCTAATTTGAAGATcgtaaataatattttggatTAAAGTTACATTGATGGATGCCAGAAGATAATAAACGAAAGTTAGTCAGACAAAATGTCCCTTTGTAACCTAGCGTAACGTCTCCATCTgtcttttcttaaaaataaataaataaatattaatgtgcATGTCATTTTGGTTTTCAAGCATATAGACCATTTTCCttgtaaataatgaataaataacagatttttaaatgtatatacTAACAAAGAATTAAAGTTGATATTATTGACAACATTAACAATAAAAGTAATTGTTAAATATCACATTAAATATTACCTGTCCTTAGTTGTTTTACCGTATTGTATGTCATCTAGTTTTACAAAACATTCAAGACTTTGTATATGtggtatatatattacatacgaaatatataatacatatatatttatgcgGTCGGATTAATCCTAAGTTCACCCCTAAAAGTTTTGCTTTTAAGGATTAAGcgtttcaatttcattttcaaaactcaaatttacgTCTTCAATTAAGGTTAGAGAAGCGTATACTTACTAGTTACCACCTATATATTATAAtcttaattattaggtgttaaCTGGggtttaaattttaatgaagaTGGGACGTCATTGGGGACAACATTGCATAGAAGTAACATGCCTGTAGCCaactatttatataataataataataataataataataatgtatatgacCTCTACCCTCACCAACCATGATTAACAATTATGAAATACCCAAAAATCTTTTTAGATGAAAATGACTGCTCAATTATATATGGTACAACAACATTGGTCCCAATTCTTGATTCTTTGTGTTGGCATGGGTAGGACTATATGCCTCTTGTACTGTGTTACGGAATTGTGTTATACATtgtattaatttgaaaattatgcATTTTAATTCCAATCTTTTTAAGTCACGTATATGAGCTTTAAATTACTCCCATATTAAAGACAAACACAATGTTTAAATCAGAACTCATACCAATGGACATGAATAATTTACTCAATATTTTGTTTTGCATATTGAACATATATAATTAGGGGTGTGCATTGGTTGGTTCGGTTTTACATATAATCGGTTCGATTTATCGGtttttggttttaaaatatgctaacccaataacaaaccaataagaaattttttatcgatttatcgatttttgatgttatcggttcggtttcggttaacccaataagaaaatgtcgatcaaataatatataatagtacgtatgttataattacatgttaccaaCTTACCGCCAAAACATAATATACTAACGTTCACAAACTTGCAAAAGCTATTGCCTACAATTACgaactaaaattaaatatttcaatgagACAATCTTGAACAGTTGCTTGATCCACCAGATAATCAACAAAGTTATCACCAATTTCCTAACCAAAAAATCAAATAGCCTGAAAAGCTAACATTgaatctatttatgtattaaattatgtatatttaatattgaggaagggtaaagtagtaaataactatcgtcttattgggttatcggtttacccaataacccaataggaAAAACCGAGAACGACCtaataacccaataattattttttctaaacccaataacattttatCGGTTTGATTTATTGATCGGTTCGATTTTTACACACCCCGCATAtaattgagagaaaaaaatttaatatagttAAATATAATCATCTATATTGGCTGACCTATGTAAAAGaaaattcttccttttttttatccAATGAGAAGACTTTTATCTCACTTAgctttataataataataataaacttataTAAGCTCGAATGTTTCATCATTCTAaaacttttcttttataatgaGAGATAAGGACCTTTTATCTACCAAGTGAAGTACGTactataaattcaaaaataataattgtaataattagCCCTAGCTATTATAATTTGGACCCAATCAATAAATTAAGTACGTACGGtaagtaaagaagaaaaaatagaagaaatgaatgatgaagaagaacgAGCCAACGAGGGCCATGCATGCGTTGATCGATCAGAATTCAgagatagatttaaaatttaataattagactcaataacaaaaatcatattatactttttagatatATATGAGTTTAACTTTTAATATTCACTGATACTTCA is part of the Solanum lycopersicum chromosome 1, SLM_r2.1 genome and harbors:
- the LOC101245895 gene encoding auxin-induced protein 6B, with the protein product MSIEIGKFNRIRCIVRISQMLRQWKKRAISSSSKRIASDVPAGHVAISVGSNCRRFVVRAKYLNHPIFRKLLTQAEEEYGFSNHGTLAIPCDEFLFEEILRFVSRSGSSNWTRSLNIEDFQKSCHARYRNRIENFGESRALLGGCTEKSVC